In a genomic window of Magnolia sinica isolate HGM2019 chromosome 14, MsV1, whole genome shotgun sequence:
- the LOC131225604 gene encoding transcription factor MYB61-like yields the protein MGRHSCCYKQKLRKGLWSPEEDEKLLRHITKYGHGCWSSVPKQAGLQRCGKSCRLRWINYLRPDLKRGTFSQQEENLIIELHAVLGNRWSQIAAQLPGRTDNEIKNLWNSCIKKKLRQRGIDPNTHKPLSEVENGEDKAAASASSEKASGSNELKLLSVGSVTENLEPVGLDAKPQSITADHRYTLEGLSSKSNTNIKNNSMATTKEFFLERFMMSHESSTSCRPSDSMMGYFPLQQLNYGSTCGNQTASVGLSMNPNPVLWLNQNSRPFQMNSEFNSNTVSTVIPSLTSSILPTQMGFKPTIALPPDNSSVGCINANGVHHWEAGSSSNSSSSSASSSSIELQSNSSFFENSIFSWGLSDCRVELPDITSEKEAQIHLETEPGDIKWSEFLHHPFPMTAATIQNQTQPLYSEIKSESQFGINTSLSNWHQPHQQPLQLQSSDIYGKDFQRITAAFEQM from the exons ATGGGGAGGCATTCTTGCTGTTACAAGCAGAAGCTGAGGAAAGGCCTGTGGTCTCCAGAGGAGGATGAGAAGCTCCTTAGGCATATTACTAAATATGGTCATGGGTGTTGGAGCTCTGTGCCTAAGCAAGCAG GCCTGCAAAGGTGTGGAAAGAGCTGCAGATTGAGGTGGATAAATTACCTGAGGCCTGATCTTAAGAGAGGCACATTCTCGCAGCAAGAAGAGAACCTGATAATTGAACTTCATGCAGTTCTAGGCAACAG GTGGTCGCAGATTGCAGCACAGCTGCCTGGAAGAACCGACAACGAAATCAAAAACTTGTGGAATTCATGCATCAAGAAGAAGCTGAGGCAGAGAGGCATTGATCCAAACACCCACAAACCACTATCTGAGGTTGAGAATGGAGAAGATAAGGCAGCTGCATCTGCCAGCAGTGAGAAAGCATCAGGATCAAACGAACTGAAACTCCTATCGGTGGGGTCCGTCACGGAGAATCTCGAACCAGTGGGGCTGGATGCAAAACCACAGTCAATCACAGCGGACCACAGGTACACACTGGAAGGTTTGAGCTCGAAGAGCAACACTAACATCAAGAACAATTCAATGGCAACCACCAAGGAATTCTTCCTGGAGAGGTTCATGATGAGCCATGAGAGCTCCACCAGCTGTAGGCCTTCGGACTCGATGATGGGTTATTTCCCTCTCCAGCAATTGAATTATGGGTCCACCTGTGGTAATCAGACAGCCAGCGTAGGCCTGTCAATGAACCCAAATCCAGTCCTCTGGCTTAACCAGAACTCTAGGCCTTTCCAGATGAATTCTGAGTTCAATTCCAATACGGTTTCGACTGTTATACCATCCTTGACAAGCTCGATCCTTCCAACTCAAATGGGCTTCAAGCCTACCATTGCCCTCCCGCCTGATAATTCATCGGTGGGCTGTATAAATGCCAATGGGGTTCACCACTGGGAAGCTGGAAGCTCTagtaacagcagcagcagcagtgcaagtagcagcagcattgagctGCAAAGCAACAGCTCTTTCTTTGAGAACAGCATCTTCTCATGGGGATTGTCTGATTGCCGAGTAGAATTGCCAGATATAACCTCAGAAAAAGAAGCTCAAATCCATCTCGAGACAGAGCCCGGAGACATCAAATGGTCTGAATTTCTCCACCATCCATTCCCAATGACAGCAGCCACCATTCAAAATCAAACACAGCCTCTATACAGTGAGATCAAATCAGAAAGCCAGTTTGGAATCAATACTAGTCTGAGTAATTGGCACCAGCCTCATCAGCAACCATTGCAACTGCAATCGTCCGATATCTACGGTAAGGATTTCCAGAGAATCACAGCCGCGTTTGAACAAATGTAG